In Humulus lupulus chromosome 7, drHumLupu1.1, whole genome shotgun sequence, the following are encoded in one genomic region:
- the LOC133788872 gene encoding uncharacterized mitochondrial protein AtMg00810-like, translated as MVLIYVDDIIVTGNDSRKLQDFIARLNAMFSLKDLGPLHYFLGIEVHRDETGLYLSQAKYIKELLTRTAMLHLKPCSTPMTVGKALSKTDGEALKQPTLYRSIIGGLQYLTHTRPDLSFVVNKLSQYLQAPTTVHWSAAKRVLRYLKGTINHGIHIKFSDQLSITGYSDADWACCPDDRKSIAGYCVYLGDTLVSWSSKKQAVVSRSSTESEYRALAHVAAEISWIQALLNEFQFPLQRTPISWCDNMGASALAANPVYHARTKHIELDVHFVRDKVLKKQLEVRYVPSSDQIADCLTKSLTHHRFHFLTDKLGVVETPLRLRGSVKK; from the coding sequence ATGGTACtcatttatgtagatgatataatTGTGACAGGAAATGATTCAAGGAAGCTGCAAGATTTTATTGCTCGACTAAATGCCATGTTTTCTCTAAAAGATTTAGGACCTCTTCATTATTTCCTTGGCATAGAAGTTCATAGGGATGAGACTGGACTTTATCTCAGCCAAGCAAAATATATCAAAGAACTACTCACCAGGACAGCAATGCTTCATCTTAAACCATGCTCAACTCCCATGACAGTCGGCAAAGCTCTCTCAAAAACTGATGGTGAAGCATTAAAACAGCCAACACTTTATCGCAGCATCATTGGAGGTTTGCAATACTTGACTCATACTCGGCCAGACTTGTCTTTTGTAGTAAATAAACTAAGTCAATATCTGCAAGCTCCTACAACAGTGCATTGGTCAGCAGCTAAAAGAGTACTGAGGTATCTTAAAGGAACCATTAATCACGGGATTCACATCAAGTTCTCAGATCAGTTGTCCATTACAGGTTACTCAGACGCGGATTGGGCATGTTGCCCAGATGATAGGAAAAGTATTGCTGGTTATTGCGTTTATTTGGGAGACACTTTGGTATCTTGGTCTTCAAAGAAGCAGGCTGTGGTATCACGATCAAGTACGGAGTCCGAGTATCGAGCACTAGCACATGTGGCTGCAGAAATTTCGTGGATTCAAGCACTACTCAATGAATTTCAGTTTCCTCTACAAAGAACTCCCATTAGCTGGTGTGATAATATGGGAGCTAGTGCTTTGGCAGCAAACCCAGTTTACCACGCACGTACCAAGCACATTGAATTAGATGTGCACTTTGTTAGAGACAAGGTATTAAAGAAGCAGCTGGAAGTTCGGTATGTGCCATCTTCTGATCAGATCGCAGATTGCTTGACCAAGAGCTTAACACATCACAGATTTCACTTCCTTACAGACAAACTCGGAGTAGTTGAAACCCCTCTTCGTTTGAGGGGGAGTGTTAAGAAATGA
- the LOC133788873 gene encoding uncharacterized protein LOC133788873, with protein MMRRQGQYADSGVNSYVASQMHHASGQMMDNNSAQFEGRLEAFTPERDNPYVAPKTEGQWRWERDGSRMSNSMNSQMFNDGQGGDSARPYFQGQRTDMKMASEKQSNSDTRSQPHNEDMDVGYEDPPLSQTFQGLEQIFLDDIMKLAKEQNDAEDAENTRHREKINAINGQYEEQLAALRARHANRRDEFLRRESCMRQQQYQQAVVDCYPNSSIGPNDPRAYNEFPASAAAAADGHRGFDNERYDSYRERARFLGGSSRDHGFEPRGPYPGGRVYDTGSRYY; from the exons ATGATGAGAAGGCAGGGTCAATATGCTGATTCTGGTGTCAATTCATACGTTGCTTCTCAGATGCATCATGCATCTGGTCAGATGATGGATAACAATTCTGCTCAGTTTGAAGGACGGCTAGAAGCCTTCACTCCTGAAAGGGATAACCCATATGTAGCACCGAAAACAGAGGGGCAGTGGCGTTGGGAAAGAGATGGATCAAGAATGTCAAATTCTATGAACTCTCAGATGTTCAACGATG GTCAAGGCGGTGATTCAGCTAGACCATATTTTCAGGGTCAGAGGACTGATATGAAGATGGCCTCAGAGAAACAAAGCAACAGTGATACAAGGTCTCAACCACACAACGAAGACATGGATGTGGGATATGAAGACCCTCCTTTGTCACAAACATTCCAAGGTCTTGAGCAGATATTCCTTGATGATATTATGAAACTAGCCAAGGAACAAAACGATGCTGAGGATGCAGAAAACACTAGACACAGAGAG AAAATAAATGCAATCAATGGTCAGTATGAAGAGCAATTAGCAGCACTTCGAGCTAGGCATGCCAACCGTAGAGATGAGTTCCTTCGGAGGGAATCATGCATGCGACAACAGCAATACCAGCAAGCTGTGGTAGATTGTTACCCAAACAGCAGCATTGGACCCAATGATCCTCGGGCTTACAATGAATTCCCAGCCTCAGCTGCTGCTGCTGCAGATGGACACAGAGGATTTGATAATGAGCGATATGATTCCTATAGAGAGAGGGCTCGATTTCTTGGAGGCAGCAGCAGAGACCACGGCTTTGAGCCGAGAGGTC